A window of the Henckelia pumila isolate YLH828 chromosome 3, ASM3356847v2, whole genome shotgun sequence genome harbors these coding sequences:
- the LOC140891806 gene encoding DEAD-box ATP-dependent RNA helicase 24 isoform X1 — translation MSKRKFGFEGFGINRQSTYNFERSQPSQRLYVPPSSRGSAGDDDADLDNIDYAEDRDAPDNAVTDDKNGFSAAEEDEIDPLDAFMEGLQEEMKAAPPPKTKEKLEKYRDDVEDDPMESFLSAKKDLGLQLAADALHAGYNSDEEVYAAAKAVDSGMVEYDSDDNPIIVDKKKIEPIPELDHSSIDYEPFNKDFYEEKPSISGMSEQDAIEYKKSLAIRVSGFDVPRPVKTFEECGFSLELMKAIAKQGYEKPTPIQCQALPIMLSGRDMIGIAKTGSGKTASFVLPMIVHIMDQPELEKEEGPIGVICAPTRELAHQIYLEAKKFSKAHRIRVSAVYGGMSKLEQFKELKAGCEIVVATPGRLIDMIKMKALTMLRATYLVLDEADRMFDLGFEPQIRSIVGQIRPDRHTALFSATMPRKVEKLAREILSDPVRVAVGEVGMANEDITQVVEVIPSDEEKFPWLLEKLPRMIDEGDVLVFASKKSTVDEVESKLAQEGFKVAALHGDKDQASRMEILQKFKSGTYHVLVATDVAARGLDIKSIKSVVNFDIAKDMDMHVHRIGRTGRAGDKDGTAYTIVTQKEARFAGELVNSLIAAGQNVSTELMDLALKDGRFRSKRDARKGGGKRAKGRGGGGKGVRGVDFGLGIGYNPESNTTSNAAAPNRSTAVNSLRTGMMAQFKNNFVPASSNSSSQFGQAIKRTVLPGFVAGGTIGGDMHAVQINSPVATAPASGNMQGSKGTANIHSERDKTRDRRRPSGWDR, via the exons ATGTCCAAACGGAAGTTCGGATTCGAAGGCTTCGGCATCAATCGCCAATCCACTTACAACTTCGAGCGGTCCCAGCCCTCGCAGAGACTCTACGTCCCTCCATCTTCTCGCGGAAGTGCCGGTGACGATGACGCTGACCTCGACAACATTGATTACGCCGAAGACCGCGACGCACCAGACAACGCTGTCACTGACGATAAAAACGGATTTTCTGCTGCCGAGGAAGACGAGATTGATCCTCTGGACGCTTTTATGGAAGGATTACAAGAGGAGATGAAGGCGGCACCGCCACCTAAGACGAAGGAGAAGCTGGAGAAGTACAGGGATGACGTGGAGGATGATCCAATGGAGAGTTTTCTGAGTGCGAAGAAGGATTTAGGTCTGCAATTAGCTGCGGATGCGCTTCACGCAGGGTATAATTCGGATGAAGAGGTTTATGCGGCTGCGAAGGCAGTGGATTCCGGGATGGTTGAGTATGATTCTGATGATAATCCTATTATTGTCGACAAGAAGAAGATTGAGCCAATTCCCGAGCTTGATCATAGCTCGATTGATTACGAGCCTTTTAATAAGGATTTCTACGAGGAGAAACCTTCTATTTCAG GCATGAGTGAGCAGGATGCTATCGAATACAAGAAGAGCTTAGCAATACGTGTTTCAGGTTTTGATGTTCCACGGCCAGTTAAGACTTTTGAAGAATGTGGATTTTCTTTGGAGCTAATGAAAGCCATAGCAAAACAAGGATATGAGAAACCAACACCAATACAGTGTCAAGCTTTACCTATTATGCTCTCTGGAAGAGACATGATTGGTATAGCAAAAACTGGTTCTGGAAAGACTGCCTCATTCGTACTTCCCATGATTGTCCATATCATGGATCAACCTGAACTCGAGAAAGAAGAAGGTCCCATTGGAGTAATATGTGCACCCACTAGGGAGTTGGCTCATCAAATATATTTGGAAGCTAAGAAATTTTCCAAAGCTCATCGCATCCGTGTCTCTGCAGTGTATGGGGGAATGTCCAAACTTGAGCAATTCAAGGAGCTAAAAGCGGGATGTGAGATAGTTGTGGCTACTCCAGGAAGATTGATAGATATGATAAAAATGAAGGCTCTGACCATGTTGAGAGCAACATATTTAGTGCTAGATGAGGCTGATAGAATGTTTGACCTTGGTTTTGAGCCACAGATAAGATCTATAGTAGGTCAAATCAGGCCAGATCGTCATACAGCACTTTTTTCTGCAACTATGCCTCGGAAAGTTGAAAAACTTGCTCGGGAGATTCTCTCTGATCCTGTTAGAGTCGCCGTTGGAGAGGTGGGTATGGCCAACGAGGATATTACCCAAGTTGTGGAAGTAATTCCATCTGATGAGGAAAAGTTCCCATGGCTTCTTGAAAAGCTTCCTCGAATGATCGATGAAGGCGATGTTTTGGTTTTTGCTTCGAAAAAGTCCACAGTAGATGAAGTTGAATCAAAACTGGCTCAAGAGGGTTTTAAAGTTGCAGCACTTCATGGTGACAAAGATCAGGCTTCTCGTATGGAGATACTGCAAAAGTTCAAATCTGGAACCTACCATGTTCTTGTTGCCACTGATGTTGCTGCTCGTGGTCTCGACATCAAATCGATTAAATCTGTGGTCAACTTTGACATAGCGAAAGACATGGACATGCATGTCCATCGTATTGGAAGGACTGGTCGTGCAGGTGACAAAGATGGTACTGCATACACTATTGTTACGCAGAAGGAGGCGAGATTTGCTGGTGAACTAGTCAACAGTTTGATAGCTGCGGGTCAGAATGTGTCCACGGAGCTGATGGATCTGGCTTTGAAG GATGGAAGATTCAGATCTAAACGTGATGCGCGGAAAGGAG GTGGTAAAAGAGCTAAAGGAAGGGGAGGTGGTGGTAAAGGTGTTCGTGGCGTGGATTTCGGTTTGGGTATTGGGTATAATCCTGAGTCAAACACTACTTCAAATGCTGCTGCTCCTAATCGCTCCACAGCGGTTAATTCCCTGAGAACGGGGATGATGGCTcaattcaaaaacaattttgTTCCCGCGTCATCAAATTCGTCCTCACAGTTTGGACAAGCCATTAAAAGAACAGTTTTACCTGGGTTTGTAGCTGGTGGTACTATTGGTGGTGACATGCACGCCGTGCAAATAAACAGTCCAGTAGCTACTGCTCCAGCATCAGGCAACATGCAGGGTTCCAAAGGAACTGCAAATATCCACTCAGAAAG AGATAAAACAAGAGATAGACGGAGACCATCTGGCTGGGATCGCTAG
- the LOC140891806 gene encoding DEAD-box ATP-dependent RNA helicase 24 isoform X2: MSKRKFGFEGFGINRQSTYNFERSQPSQRLYVPPSSRGSAGDDDADLDNIDYAEDRDAPDNAVTDDKNGFSAAEEDEIDPLDAFMEGLQEEMKAAPPPKTKEKLEKYRDDVEDDPMESFLSAKKDLGLQLAADALHAGYNSDEEVYAAAKAVDSGMVEYDSDDNPIIVDKKKIEPIPELDHSSIDYEPFNKDFYEEKPSISGMSEQDAIEYKKSLAIRVSGFDVPRPVKTFEECGFSLELMKAIAKQGYEKPTPIQCQALPIMLSGRDMIGIAKTGSGKTASFVLPMIVHIMDQPELEKEEGPIGVICAPTRELAHQIYLEAKKFSKAHRIRVSAVYGGMSKLEQFKELKAGCEIVVATPGRLIDMIKMKALTMLRATYLVLDEADRMFDLGFEPQIRSIVGQIRPDRHTALFSATMPRKVEKLAREILSDPVRVAVGEVGMANEDITQVVEVIPSDEEKFPWLLEKLPRMIDEGDVLVFASKKSTVDEVESKLAQEGFKVAALHGDKDQASRMEILQKFKSGTYHVLVATDVAARGLDIKSIKSVVNFDIAKDMDMHVHRIGRTGRAGDKDGTAYTIVTQKEARFAGELVNSLIAAGQNVSTELMDLALKVVKELKEGEVVVKVFVAWISVWVLGIILSQTLLQMLLLLIAPQRLIP; encoded by the exons ATGTCCAAACGGAAGTTCGGATTCGAAGGCTTCGGCATCAATCGCCAATCCACTTACAACTTCGAGCGGTCCCAGCCCTCGCAGAGACTCTACGTCCCTCCATCTTCTCGCGGAAGTGCCGGTGACGATGACGCTGACCTCGACAACATTGATTACGCCGAAGACCGCGACGCACCAGACAACGCTGTCACTGACGATAAAAACGGATTTTCTGCTGCCGAGGAAGACGAGATTGATCCTCTGGACGCTTTTATGGAAGGATTACAAGAGGAGATGAAGGCGGCACCGCCACCTAAGACGAAGGAGAAGCTGGAGAAGTACAGGGATGACGTGGAGGATGATCCAATGGAGAGTTTTCTGAGTGCGAAGAAGGATTTAGGTCTGCAATTAGCTGCGGATGCGCTTCACGCAGGGTATAATTCGGATGAAGAGGTTTATGCGGCTGCGAAGGCAGTGGATTCCGGGATGGTTGAGTATGATTCTGATGATAATCCTATTATTGTCGACAAGAAGAAGATTGAGCCAATTCCCGAGCTTGATCATAGCTCGATTGATTACGAGCCTTTTAATAAGGATTTCTACGAGGAGAAACCTTCTATTTCAG GCATGAGTGAGCAGGATGCTATCGAATACAAGAAGAGCTTAGCAATACGTGTTTCAGGTTTTGATGTTCCACGGCCAGTTAAGACTTTTGAAGAATGTGGATTTTCTTTGGAGCTAATGAAAGCCATAGCAAAACAAGGATATGAGAAACCAACACCAATACAGTGTCAAGCTTTACCTATTATGCTCTCTGGAAGAGACATGATTGGTATAGCAAAAACTGGTTCTGGAAAGACTGCCTCATTCGTACTTCCCATGATTGTCCATATCATGGATCAACCTGAACTCGAGAAAGAAGAAGGTCCCATTGGAGTAATATGTGCACCCACTAGGGAGTTGGCTCATCAAATATATTTGGAAGCTAAGAAATTTTCCAAAGCTCATCGCATCCGTGTCTCTGCAGTGTATGGGGGAATGTCCAAACTTGAGCAATTCAAGGAGCTAAAAGCGGGATGTGAGATAGTTGTGGCTACTCCAGGAAGATTGATAGATATGATAAAAATGAAGGCTCTGACCATGTTGAGAGCAACATATTTAGTGCTAGATGAGGCTGATAGAATGTTTGACCTTGGTTTTGAGCCACAGATAAGATCTATAGTAGGTCAAATCAGGCCAGATCGTCATACAGCACTTTTTTCTGCAACTATGCCTCGGAAAGTTGAAAAACTTGCTCGGGAGATTCTCTCTGATCCTGTTAGAGTCGCCGTTGGAGAGGTGGGTATGGCCAACGAGGATATTACCCAAGTTGTGGAAGTAATTCCATCTGATGAGGAAAAGTTCCCATGGCTTCTTGAAAAGCTTCCTCGAATGATCGATGAAGGCGATGTTTTGGTTTTTGCTTCGAAAAAGTCCACAGTAGATGAAGTTGAATCAAAACTGGCTCAAGAGGGTTTTAAAGTTGCAGCACTTCATGGTGACAAAGATCAGGCTTCTCGTATGGAGATACTGCAAAAGTTCAAATCTGGAACCTACCATGTTCTTGTTGCCACTGATGTTGCTGCTCGTGGTCTCGACATCAAATCGATTAAATCTGTGGTCAACTTTGACATAGCGAAAGACATGGACATGCATGTCCATCGTATTGGAAGGACTGGTCGTGCAGGTGACAAAGATGGTACTGCATACACTATTGTTACGCAGAAGGAGGCGAGATTTGCTGGTGAACTAGTCAACAGTTTGATAGCTGCGGGTCAGAATGTGTCCACGGAGCTGATGGATCTGGCTTTGAAG GTGGTAAAAGAGCTAAAGGAAGGGGAGGTGGTGGTAAAGGTGTTCGTGGCGTGGATTTCGGTTTGGGTATTGGGTATAATCCTGAGTCAAACACTACTTCAAATGCTGCTGCTCCTAATCGCTCCACAGCGGTTAATTCCCTGA
- the LOC140891808 gene encoding beta-carotene isomerase D27, chloroplastic isoform X1: protein MALVNLRPHCPIPSLRSPKNSSSSPRISCFSIQSKSFTETTQIEAGVTNSKKEYKPGVFDDVFLNVFRSKMAQEIGWDSEKPGYDGLIDVAHRIMAGRSNTEATEAAVRILVSLFPPLLLELYKLLISPIAGGKVAALMVARVTAISCQWLMGPCAVNSVDLPDKSSWSSGVFVEKCKYLEESKCVGVCINTCKLPTQIFFNEHMGVPLVMEPNFDDYSCQFNFGVLPPPPEEDSTLKQPCLEVCPTANRRKEIGNAKDVLKCPKS from the exons ATGGCACTTGTCAATCTCCGCCCACACTGCCCAATCCCCTCTTTGCGTTCGCCCAAAAACAGCTCCTCTTCTCCTCGGATTTCTTGCTTCTCTATCCAATCAAAATCA TTTACGGAAACTACTCAGATTGAAGCAGGTGTAACGAACTCGAAGAAAGAGTACAAGCCTGGTGTATTTGATGATGTTTTCCTGAACGTTTTTCGCAGTAAAATGGCTCAG GAGATCGGATGGGACTCTGAAAAACCAGGGTACGATGGATTAATTGATGTGGCTCATCGTATAATGGCTGGCCGATCCAATACTGAAGCTACGGAAGCTGCG GTGAGGATATTAGTATCACTGTTTCCTCCATTATTATTGGAGCTCTACAAATTGCTTATTTCACCAATTGCTGGAGGCAAAGTGGCGGCCCTTATGGTTG CAAGGGTGACTGCAATTTCTTGTCAATGGCTCATGGGTCCTTGTGCGGTTAATTCTGTGGATCTGCCAGATAAATCTTCGTGGTCAAGCGGG GTATTCGTTGAGAAATGCAAGTACTTAGAGGAGAGCAAATGTGTTGGTGTATGCATCAACACATGCAAACTTCCTACACAG ATCTTTTTCAACGAGCACATGGGAGTTCCTTTAGTGATGGAGCCCAACTTCGATGATTATAGCTGTCAG TTCAATTTTGGGGTACTTCCACCTCCACCAGAAGAGGACAGCACGCTCAAACAGCCCTGCCTCGAGGTATGTCCAACCGCCAATAGACGCAAGGAAATTGGCAATGCCAAGGATGTGTTAAAATGTCCCAAGAGTTGA
- the LOC140891808 gene encoding beta-carotene isomerase D27, chloroplastic isoform X2: MALVNLRPHCPIPSLRSPKNSSSSPRISCFSIQSKSFTETTQIEAGVTNSKKEYKPGVFDDVFLNVFRSKMAQEIGWDSEKPGYDGLIDVAHRIMAGRSNTEATEAAVRILVSLFPPLLLELYKLLISPIAGGKVAALMVARVTAISCQWLMGPCAVNSVDLPDKSSWSSGVFVEKCKYLEESKCVGVCINTCKLPTQFNFGVLPPPPEEDSTLKQPCLEVCPTANRRKEIGNAKDVLKCPKS, encoded by the exons ATGGCACTTGTCAATCTCCGCCCACACTGCCCAATCCCCTCTTTGCGTTCGCCCAAAAACAGCTCCTCTTCTCCTCGGATTTCTTGCTTCTCTATCCAATCAAAATCA TTTACGGAAACTACTCAGATTGAAGCAGGTGTAACGAACTCGAAGAAAGAGTACAAGCCTGGTGTATTTGATGATGTTTTCCTGAACGTTTTTCGCAGTAAAATGGCTCAG GAGATCGGATGGGACTCTGAAAAACCAGGGTACGATGGATTAATTGATGTGGCTCATCGTATAATGGCTGGCCGATCCAATACTGAAGCTACGGAAGCTGCG GTGAGGATATTAGTATCACTGTTTCCTCCATTATTATTGGAGCTCTACAAATTGCTTATTTCACCAATTGCTGGAGGCAAAGTGGCGGCCCTTATGGTTG CAAGGGTGACTGCAATTTCTTGTCAATGGCTCATGGGTCCTTGTGCGGTTAATTCTGTGGATCTGCCAGATAAATCTTCGTGGTCAAGCGGG GTATTCGTTGAGAAATGCAAGTACTTAGAGGAGAGCAAATGTGTTGGTGTATGCATCAACACATGCAAACTTCCTACACAG TTCAATTTTGGGGTACTTCCACCTCCACCAGAAGAGGACAGCACGCTCAAACAGCCCTGCCTCGAGGTATGTCCAACCGCCAATAGACGCAAGGAAATTGGCAATGCCAAGGATGTGTTAAAATGTCCCAAGAGTTGA
- the LOC140891606 gene encoding uncharacterized protein, translating into MIRVRLVILAVIAAMLGSIQIDPVSSHEESGEWQCDSGTGIRIPAEFRPGIITVDGHVDDWKDIEGSDFALLPALDPDADKEYNDGKMTLKAVHDGKEAFFMLQVNGNYAYAKGNDNSCPSVALMFQIGENASYHRMGGCEEGPDSCTNKTCHGHEVDIMHFSVGNAIPGRLYGKNPLDNREGNGGDRFGHLVDVFAWNPHCTFLDGISPSGNDTSAQNDWQGSWWHSSLTDHSGFIEDDSPYASEGQKGTYFFEFSRPLRTLDRIQQDAQFTIGKSSKLSAAFWYPMEGKPWHGSGHFSISCDWIPLDFIPSRSESEQRPKVTQTSPWDAATAFSLLLSVVSFCMSIFVGHRLSRTSRTVHFTPMDNL; encoded by the exons ATGATCCGAGTGCGACTCGTCATTCTCGCCGTCATAGCTGCAATGCTCGGCTCGATTCAGATCGATCCGGTGAGTTCTCACGAGGAGTCCGGCGAGTGGCAGTGCGATTCCGGCACTGGGATCCGAATCCCGGCAGAGTTTAGGCCCGGTATCATCACCGTCGACGGACATGTGGACGATTGGAAGGACATCGAAGGTTCGGATTTTGCCCTGTTGCCCGCTTTAGACCCGGATGCGGATAAAGAATACAACGACGGGAAAATGACTCTGAAG GCAGTGCATGACGGGAAAGAGGCTTTCTTCATGTTGCAAGTTAATGGAAACTATGCATACGCTAAAGG AAATGATAACAGTTGCCCATCTGTTGCTTTAATGTTTCAAATTGGTGAAAATGCATCATATCATAGA ATGGGCGGTTGTGAAGAAGGACCAGATTCTTGCACAAACAAAACTTGCCATGGGCATGAAGTTGACATTATGCACTTCTCGGTGGGAAATGCTATACCTGGAAGACTGTACGGCAAAAATCCATTGGACAACAGAGAAGGAAATGGGGGTGATAG GTTTGGTCATTTGGTAGATGTGTTTGCTTGGAACCCACACTGTACATTCCTTGATGGCATCAGTCCTTCAG GAAATGACACGAGTGCACAGAATGATTGGCAAGGATCTTGGTGGCACAGTAGCTTGACCGATCACTCag GTTTCATAGAGGACGACAGCCCATATGCGTCTGAGGGTCAAAAGGGAACATATTTTTTCGAATTTTCAAGGCCCCTGAGAACCTTGGATCGAATTCAACAG GATGCTCAGTTCACGATTGGAAAATCAAGTAAGTTGTCAGCTGCATTTTGGTATCCCATGGAAGGAAAGCCTTGGCATGGATCTGGGCACTTCTCGATCAGCTGTGACTGGATACCTTTGGATTTCATCCCAAGTCGTTCTGAATCTGAGCAGCGTCCTAAGGTTACACAAACTAGTCCGTGGGATGCTGCTACAGCCTTTTCTCTTCTCTTGTCTGTGGTATCATTTTGCATGTCCATTTTTGTCGGGCATCGACTTTCTAGAACCAGCAGGACAGTACACTTCACACCAATGGACAATCTATAG